A genomic segment from Bufo bufo chromosome 8, aBufBuf1.1, whole genome shotgun sequence encodes:
- the LOC120978073 gene encoding LOW QUALITY PROTEIN: gap junction alpha-3 protein-like (The sequence of the model RefSeq protein was modified relative to this genomic sequence to represent the inferred CDS: deleted 3 bases in 2 codons) has translation MLKWGDWNLLGKLLEKAQEHSTVVGKVLLTVLFIFRILVLGSAAEKVWGDEQSGFTCDTKQPGCQNVCYDKTFPISHIRFWVLQIIFVSTPTLIYLGISYILYRLEEKHKQKEKLRQSKEGPQSDKQPLLHPTKPLKQPLKDELGKVHLRGALLRTYVFNVLFKTLFEVGFIVAQYFLYGFQLRPLYTCSRWPCPNTVNCYISRPTEKTIFILFMLAVACLSLLLNLVEIYYLGFTKCRQGLSGSHYESVLKVPTKTGSITHTHIIPHYPHYAPEKGSTFSPSLPFPLSSSKNTPSAIDSSQAARKQNRENLAVERHGIPEMNVALDSGSELDHNEQQRLQSRNSRQSSTRSRPGVLAV, from the exons ATGCTCAAATGGGGAGACTGGAACTTGCTAGGGAAACTTCTTGAAAAAGCACAAGAGCATTCCACAGTTGTGGGCAAAGTTTTG TTGACAGTCTTGTTCATTTTTCGAATACTTGTCTTAGGATCAGCAGCTGAAAAAGTTTGGGGAGATGAGCAGTCCGGCTTCACCTGCGACACAAAACAACCCGGTTGTCAGAACGTGTGCTATGACAAAACATTTCCCATTTCACACATTCGATTTTGGGTGCTTCAGATTATTTTTGTATCAACGCCAACTCTCATTTACCTAGGA ATATCCTACATCTTGTATCGCTTAGAAGAAAAGCACAAGCAAAAGGAGAAGTTACGTCAAAGCAAGGAAGGCCCTCAGAGTGACAAACAGCCACTACTTCACCCAACAAAACCCTTGAAGCAACCACTGAAAGATGAACTGGGCAAAGTGCATTTGCGAGGGGCACTTTTGCGCACATATGTTTTTAACGTGCTCTTCAAAACCTTATTTGAGGTAGGATTCATTGTGGCACAGTACTTTCTGTATGGATTTCAGCTGAGGCCGCTCTACACATGTAGCCGGTGGCCATGTCCCAACACTGTGAACTGCTACATTTCACGTCCTACAGAAAAGACAATATTCATTCTCTTCATGTTGGCTGTAGCATGCTTGTCTCTGCTGCTCAACCTGGTTGAGATTTACTATCTGGGATTCACCAAGTGTAGACAGGGCCTATCAGGGTCACATTACGAGTCGGTGCTTAAAGTTCCAACAAAGACTGGAAGCATTACTCATACACATATTATTCCACATTACCCCCACTACGCTCCAGAAAAAGGATCCACTTTCAGCCCATCTCTGCCATTTCCCCTCTCTTCCAGTAAGAACACGCCATCTGCCATAGATAGCAGCCAGGCTGCAAGGAAGCAGAACAGAGAGAACCTTGCTGTTGAACGGCATGGTATTCCAGAGATGAATGTAGCATTAGATAGTGGAAGTGAACTGGATCATAATGAACAGCAGAGGCTACAAAGCAGAAACAGTCGGCAGAGCAGCACCAGGTCAAGGCCCGGGGTGCTTGCAGTGTGA